The Streptomyces tendae genome has a window encoding:
- a CDS encoding tetratricopeptide repeat protein produces MDGYYDLGAYGRPVTTTSPAAQLWFDRGLMWTYGFNHEEAVACFRRAADADPDCAMAHWGVAYALGPNYNKPWEAFDGEELTTTVEQTHAAVERAHRAAARATPVERALVEALRARYPQAHAAEDCSVWNEPYADRMLAVYESAPGDPDVAALCADALMNLTPWQLWDLRTGLPADGARTEEAKAVLDGALATEAGAHHPGVVHLYIHLMEMSPTPEAALTVADRLRGLAPDAGHLLHMPSHLEVLCGDYRRVVSDNTAAVAADEKYLRRAGAMNFYTLYRGHNHHFRLYGAMFAGQSAVALDAAARLEAAVPEKLLRVESPPMADWLEGFLAMRFHVLIRFGRWDDILSLPFPEDPRLYCVTTAMLRYARGIALAVTGDTGRADAEREEFRAAVDRVPETRMLFNNTCHDLLAIASAMLDGELAYRKGDHDTAFAALERAVELDDSLPYDEPWGWMQPTRHAYGALLLEQGRVAEAEAVYRADLGLDDTLPRPLQHPNNVWALHGFHECLLRGGKTGEAAIVARQLRQAAALADVPVEASCFCRLETHGACH; encoded by the coding sequence ATGGACGGCTACTACGACCTCGGCGCCTACGGACGGCCCGTGACGACGACTTCCCCGGCGGCCCAACTCTGGTTCGACCGTGGGCTGATGTGGACCTACGGCTTCAACCACGAGGAGGCGGTCGCGTGTTTCCGGCGGGCCGCCGACGCCGACCCCGACTGCGCCATGGCCCACTGGGGGGTTGCCTACGCCCTCGGCCCCAACTACAACAAGCCGTGGGAAGCCTTCGACGGCGAGGAACTCACCACCACCGTCGAGCAGACCCACGCCGCGGTGGAACGGGCGCACCGGGCGGCGGCCCGCGCCACCCCCGTCGAACGCGCCCTCGTGGAGGCCCTGCGCGCCCGCTACCCGCAGGCCCACGCCGCCGAGGACTGCTCGGTGTGGAACGAACCGTACGCGGACCGCATGCTCGCCGTGTACGAGAGCGCCCCGGGCGACCCCGACGTGGCCGCGCTCTGCGCCGACGCCCTGATGAACCTCACCCCCTGGCAGCTGTGGGACCTCAGGACCGGACTGCCCGCCGACGGTGCCCGCACCGAGGAGGCCAAGGCCGTGCTCGACGGCGCCCTCGCCACCGAGGCCGGCGCCCACCACCCCGGCGTGGTGCACCTCTACATCCACCTGATGGAGATGTCACCCACCCCCGAGGCGGCCCTCACGGTCGCCGACCGGCTGCGCGGCCTCGCCCCCGACGCCGGGCACCTGCTCCACATGCCCTCGCACCTGGAGGTGCTGTGCGGCGACTACCGCCGGGTCGTCTCGGACAACACCGCCGCCGTCGCCGCCGACGAGAAGTACCTGCGGCGGGCGGGAGCGATGAACTTCTACACGCTCTACCGCGGCCACAACCACCACTTCCGACTCTACGGCGCCATGTTCGCCGGGCAGTCGGCGGTGGCCCTGGACGCCGCCGCACGGCTGGAGGCCGCCGTCCCCGAGAAGCTGCTCCGGGTGGAGAGCCCGCCCATGGCCGACTGGCTGGAGGGCTTCCTGGCGATGCGCTTCCACGTCCTGATCCGCTTCGGCCGCTGGGACGACATCCTCTCCCTGCCGTTCCCCGAGGATCCGCGGCTGTACTGCGTCACCACCGCGATGCTGCGCTACGCCCGGGGCATCGCCCTGGCCGTGACCGGTGACACCGGGCGGGCCGACGCCGAGCGGGAGGAGTTCCGCGCGGCGGTGGACCGGGTCCCCGAGACCCGGATGCTGTTCAACAACACCTGCCACGACCTCCTCGCCATCGCGTCGGCGATGCTGGACGGCGAACTCGCCTACCGCAAGGGTGACCACGACACCGCCTTCGCCGCACTGGAGCGGGCCGTCGAACTCGACGACAGCCTGCCCTACGACGAGCCGTGGGGCTGGATGCAGCCCACCCGGCACGCCTACGGGGCGCTGCTCCTGGAGCAGGGCCGGGTCGCGGAGGCGGAGGCCGTCTACCGGGCCGATCTGGGGCTGGACGACACCCTGCCCCGGCCCCTGCAGCACCCGAACAACGTCTGGGCGCTGCACGGCTTCCACGAGTGCCTGCTGCGTGGCGGCAAGACCGGGGAGGCCGCGATCGTCGCCCGGCAGCTGCGGCAGGCGGCCGCGCTGGCGGACGTACCCGTCGAGGCGTCCTGCTTCTGCCGGCTTGAGACGCACGGCGCCTGCCATTGA
- a CDS encoding dienelactone hydrolase family protein, which produces MQQHPHTSRRRTGRLAGLTAALAAVVGLSTLTGPGAHAAADNPYERGPAPTESSIEALRGPYAVSQTSVSRLAVTGFGGGTIYYPTTTADGTFGAIAISPGFTALESSISWLGPRLASQGFVVFTIDTNTTVDQPDSRGDQLLAALDYLTQRSSVRNRVDSGRLGVMGHSMGGGGSLEAAKDRPSLQAAIPLTPWNLDKTWPELRTPTLIFGADGDSIAPVASHAEPFYSNLPSSLDRAYLELNNATHFTPNSSNTTIAKYSISWLKRFIDNDTRYEQFLCPLPRPSLTIEESRGNCPHTS; this is translated from the coding sequence GTGCAGCAGCACCCCCACACCAGCAGGCGCAGGACCGGCCGCCTGGCCGGACTGACCGCGGCGCTCGCCGCCGTCGTCGGCCTCAGCACGCTCACCGGCCCGGGCGCCCACGCGGCGGCGGACAACCCCTACGAGCGCGGGCCGGCGCCCACCGAATCGAGCATCGAGGCGCTGCGCGGCCCGTACGCGGTGTCGCAGACCTCCGTCTCCCGGCTCGCCGTCACCGGCTTCGGCGGCGGCACCATCTACTACCCCACGACCACCGCCGACGGCACCTTCGGCGCCATCGCCATCTCGCCCGGCTTCACGGCGCTCGAGTCCTCCATCTCCTGGCTCGGCCCGCGTCTCGCCTCGCAGGGCTTCGTGGTGTTCACCATCGACACCAACACCACCGTCGACCAGCCCGACTCCCGCGGCGACCAGCTGCTGGCGGCGCTGGACTACCTCACCCAGCGCAGCTCCGTCCGCAACCGCGTCGACAGCGGCAGACTGGGCGTCATGGGCCACTCCATGGGCGGCGGCGGCTCGCTCGAGGCCGCCAAGGACCGGCCCTCGCTGCAGGCGGCCATCCCGCTGACGCCCTGGAACCTCGACAAGACCTGGCCCGAACTCCGGACCCCCACGCTCATCTTCGGCGCCGACGGCGACTCCATCGCCCCCGTCGCCAGCCACGCCGAGCCCTTCTACAGCAACCTGCCCTCGTCCCTGGACCGGGCCTACCTGGAGCTCAACAACGCCACCCACTTCACCCCGAACTCGTCGAACACGACGATCGCGAAGTACAGCATTTCCTGGCTGAAGCGCTTCATCGACAACGACACCCGCTACGAGCAGTTCCTCTGCCCGCTGCCCCGGCCGAGCCTGACGATCGAGGAGTCGCGGGGCAACTGCCCGCACACCTCCTGA